In Gulosibacter molinativorax, a single window of DNA contains:
- a CDS encoding ATP-binding protein gives MSNNILPRNVTPLALETLSDTPITVISGARQVGKSTLMRELLSKFDARVFNLDDLSVRAAAEADPDEFANQFPQGLLAIDEIQRVPQLLTSLKASVDRDRRPGRFLVTGSADLLSLRGSQDSLAGRAETIRLEGFSQDEVAGRSADFASFVWSLPDGRETSDYEGFSRRKYLEIITTPGFPEARARSGRARERWLANYVERLLAKDSTDITGIQYPDRLRQLLSVVAARNSGEFVASRIGREIDVPARSIPAYLDALRSVFLVRSIAGWSNNVAYRAVATPKVMIADTGLAAFLADVDAEGLEKPVSATIAGGLVEGFVVAELERQRAWSAKPTRMYHYRDHHNREVDIILEDRRRDVVGIEVKSTSNPRQDDFKGLHYLRERLSDRFIAGVVVHTGERALSFGDRLWALPIATLWNV, from the coding sequence ATGAGCAACAACATTCTTCCGCGCAACGTGACACCACTCGCGTTAGAAACACTCTCGGACACGCCAATCACGGTGATCAGTGGAGCTCGACAGGTCGGTAAGAGCACGCTCATGCGAGAGCTGCTCAGCAAGTTCGATGCTCGGGTCTTCAACCTCGATGACCTTTCAGTGCGCGCCGCGGCGGAAGCCGATCCAGACGAGTTTGCCAACCAGTTCCCGCAGGGCCTCCTTGCGATAGACGAGATACAACGTGTCCCGCAATTGCTCACTTCGCTCAAGGCATCCGTCGATCGAGATCGCCGCCCGGGACGTTTTCTCGTGACGGGTTCGGCCGATCTTCTGTCTCTTCGTGGGTCGCAAGATTCGCTCGCTGGTCGAGCCGAGACAATTCGGCTTGAGGGCTTCAGCCAGGATGAAGTTGCAGGGCGCTCTGCCGACTTCGCTTCCTTCGTGTGGTCGCTTCCTGACGGACGCGAAACATCAGACTACGAAGGATTCTCCCGCCGAAAATACCTCGAGATCATCACCACTCCGGGGTTTCCGGAGGCTCGAGCACGCAGCGGTCGCGCGCGCGAGCGTTGGCTAGCCAACTACGTTGAACGACTACTTGCAAAAGATTCAACCGACATCACCGGGATCCAGTATCCCGATCGACTTCGTCAGCTACTCAGCGTCGTTGCTGCCCGGAACTCAGGCGAGTTCGTCGCGTCACGAATCGGTCGAGAAATAGATGTGCCAGCTCGATCCATCCCTGCCTATCTTGACGCACTCCGGAGTGTATTCCTCGTTAGATCGATCGCAGGTTGGTCTAACAATGTCGCTTATCGCGCCGTCGCCACACCGAAAGTCATGATTGCGGACACCGGTCTTGCTGCATTCCTGGCCGACGTAGACGCCGAAGGGCTCGAGAAGCCCGTCTCCGCCACCATTGCGGGAGGACTTGTCGAGGGTTTCGTGGTCGCGGAGCTTGAGCGTCAGCGCGCGTGGAGCGCGAAACCAACCCGCATGTATCACTATCGCGATCACCACAATCGGGAAGTTGACATCATTCTGGAGGATCGTCGCCGGGACGTTGTCGGTATCGAGGTCAAATCGACTTCAAATCCGAGACAAGACGACTTCAAGGGCCTCCATTATCTCCGGGAAAGATTATCGGATCGATTCATTGCAGGGGTGGTGGTTCATACCGGTGAACGGGCATTGTCGTTTGGAGATCGGCTTTGGGCTTTGCCGATTGCGACGTTATGGAACGTATAA